In a single window of the Ooceraea biroi isolate clonal line C1 chromosome 8, Obir_v5.4, whole genome shotgun sequence genome:
- the LOC105274841 gene encoding methionine aminopeptidase 2 codes for MAAVLDEVGKSAEKLVDEEKEELVDEEDEVGAAEASKKKKKKKKKKKAGAGEASADVPEGEEDKAKEDDVTVEGTTETAENDGENEEVKKKKKKRKSKGKGGAKQQTDPPTIPMSELFPDGNFPIGQIMDHPPAAGIDDKMAKNRFTSEEARALDRMHNDIYNEARQAAEAHRQTRKHIMQWVKPGMTMIEICNELEETARKLIGEDGLKAGLAFPTGCSRNHCAAHYTPNAGDPTVLEYDDVTKIDFGTHINGRIIDCAFTLTFNPKYDKLIEAVRDATNTGIKAAGIDVQLCDVGAAIQEVMESYEVELDGKTYPVKSIRNLNGHSIAPYRIHAGKTVPIVRGGEATRMEENEFYAIETFGSTGRGVVHDDMECSHYMKSFDAGFVPLRLQSSKSLLNTINKHFGTLAFCKRWLDRVGCTKYQMALKDLCDKGAVEAYPPLVDVKGCYTAQFEHTLVLRPTCKEVISRGDDY; via the exons ATGGCGGCCGTGTTGGACGAGGTTGGCAAATCGGCCGAAAAACTTGTGGACGAGGAAAAGGAGGAGCTTGTCGACGAAGAGGACGAGGTCGGAGCAGCGGAGGCctcaaagaagaagaagaagaagaaaaagaagaagaaggccG GTGCTGGAGAAGCTAGTGCAGATGTTccagaaggagaagaagataAAGCGAAGGAAGATGATGTCACGGTTGAAG GTACTACAGAGACAGCCGAGAACGACGGTGAAAACGAGGAAgtcaagaagaagaaaaagaagcgcAAGTCCAAAGGAAAAGGTGGTGCGAAGCAGCAGACGGATCCACCAACGATTCCTATGTCGGAATTATTTCCGGATGGCAATTTCCCCATAGGACAAATAATGGATCATCCGCCTGCGGCAGGAATAGATGATAAAATGGCAAAGAATCGCTTCACGAGTGAAGAGGCACGTGCTCTCGATAGAATGCACAATGATATCTATAACGAAGCCAGGCAAGCAGCTGAGGCACATCGACAAACCAGAAAGCATATCATGCAATGG GTAAAACCTGGAATGACCATGATCGAAATTTGCAATGAGTTAGAAGAAACCGCACGGAAATTAATCGGGGAGGACGGTCTCAAGGCCGGATTGGCATTTCCGACTGGGTGCTCTCGCAATCACTGTGCAGCCCATTACACCCCAAACGCTGGCGATCCGACCGTATTAGAATACGATGACGTTACCAAAATTGATTTCGGTACACACATCAACGGGCGCATCATCGATTGTGCATTCACCCTGACGTTCAATCCAAAGTATGACAAACTGATCGAGGCTGTTCGCGACGCCACCAATACCGGTATCAAGGCCGCTGGAATTGACGTACAATTGTGCGACGTTGGTGCCGCTATTCAAGAAGTTATGGAGTCGTACGAAGTAGAACTGGACGGCAAAACGTATCCG GTGAAATCAATTAGAAATCTGAACGGTCACTCTATTGCGCCGTATCGCATACACGCCGGGAAAACGGTGCCGATAGTCAGGGGCGGCGAGGCGACTCGGATGGAGGAAAACGAGTTCTACGCGATCGAGACTTTCGGATCTACCGGCAGGGGTGTAGTCCATGACGATATGGAATGTTCGCACTACATGAAGAGCTTCGATGCCGGTTTCGTGCCATTGAGACTGCAGAGCAGCAAGTCTCTCCTCAACACGATCAACAAGCATTTCG GTACCTTGGCCTTCTGCAAGCGTTGGTTAGACCGCGTCGGTTGCACGAAGTACCAAATGGCGTTGAAGGATCTCTGCGACAAAGGTGCCGTGGAAGCGTACCCTCCACTGGTAGACGTTAAAGGTTGCTACACCGCTCAGTTCGAGCACACGCTCGTTCTGCGCCCCACGTGTAAAGAAGTGATTTCCCGCGGAGACGATTACTAA
- the LOC105274840 gene encoding cleavage and polyadenylation specificity factor subunit CG7185 isoform X6, giving the protein MPIGCTQVLRLQRNVISGSNVGAVIGCASRCSLRQPAHPSVVGAFRRFSNAVSVGVRKMADGDIDLYADDLEQDFAQDEFAGDGVDLYDDVIAAPAGGNGGVSSSNTGDGGGDTTSPNEETNGNAPYHQLGNNIQPNQIGRRHQLYVGNLTWWTSDQDITDTVQSVGVNDFVEVKFFENRANGQSKGFCVISLGSEQSMRLCMERLPKKELHGQNPVVTFPTKQALNQFESQCKTRPAPAPQQSQSQRPHNPHQHQPPMPPHQQHPQHPQHPQHSQQNHGPRMMMGPPQGVRPQRMPPPGMGPPGPGGPGQQGPPRMHGPPMGPGPGPHHPLPGHPNQGPPPGYQQGPWNGPRPNGPPGPPRGPSGPGGPPQQGPPGPGPGQHRPPGMQFHGGPPGPPGQGPPRGPPGHPGGPPGDPRGAQPRPEWNRPPGMHHGPQGPPGFPQHQHMQGPQPSQGPPQRGPPPGSMGGPGGPPPGHGGPPQGPPQGPPGGPAPHVNPAFFPQGPPHQHPGQHPPGPPGPPHGPPHGPPHGPPHGPPHGPPHGQPHGPPHVPPHGYGPPSAQTPYGAPGPDHRPEGPPPLTEQEFEEIMGRNRTVSSSAIARAVSDAAAGEYASAIETLVTAISLIKQSKVAADDRCKILISSLQDTLRGVETKSYGSGRRERSRSRDRERSHRRRRERSRSRDREYRERSRDRDRERDRERDRERERDRDRDRERYYSEPYPRERSRSRERERERERDREYRERSREERNGRDEF; this is encoded by the exons ATGCCAATTGGCTGCACGCAGGTGCTCCGGCTCCAGCGCAACGTCATATCCGGTAGTAACGTCGGCGCCGTTATCGGCTGTGCATCGCGTTGTTCCCTCCGGCAACCGGCTCACCCTTCGGTGGTTGGCGCCTTTCGCCGTTTCTCGAATGCAGTAAGCGTCGGTGTGCGTAAAATGGCGGACGGTGACATTGATTTGTACGCCGACGATCTCGAGCAAGATTTCGCGCAG GACGAATTTGCTGGCGACGGTGTTGATCTCTATGACGACGTGATTGCTGCACCAGCAGGTGGCAATGGTGGTGTGTCCTCCAGTAATACCGGAGATGGTGGTGGCGACACTACATCTCCCAACGAGGAGACTAACGGGAATGCTCCTTATCATCAACTGGGCAATAACATACAACCGAACCAAATTGGTAGACGCCACCAGCTTTATGTTGGAAACCTGACTTGG TGGACGAGTGATCAAGATATAACAGACACAGTTCAAAGTGTCGGAGTCAATGATTTTGTGGAAGTAAAGTTCTTCGAGAATCGCGCCAATGGGCAATCCAAAGGTTTCTGTGTGATATCTTTAGGCTCGGAGCAAAGTATGAGGCTGTGCATGGAGCGACTACCTAAGAAGGAGCTTCACGGTCAGAATCCCGTGGTAACCTTCCCGACGAAGCAAGCACTCAATCAG TTTGAGTCCCAGTGTAAAACGCGACCGGCTCCGGCTCCGCAACAGAGTCAGAGCCAGCGTCCTCATAACCCACATCAGCATCAACCACCAATGCCACCTCATCAACAGCATCCCCAACATCCGCAACATCCACAACATTCGCAACAGAACCATGGTCCTCGAATGATGATGGGTCCTCCGCAGGGCGTAAGACCACAGAGAATGCCGCCACCCGGAATGGGTCCACCAGGCCCAGGTGGACCGGGTCAGCAAGGACCGCCGCGTATGCATGGTCCACCGATGGGTCCAGGTCCAGGACCGCATCATCCGTTACCTGGACATCCTAATCAGGGTCCTCCGCCTGGATATCAACAGGGTCCCTGGAATGGGCCGCGTCCTAACGGTCCCCCCGGACCACCCCGAGGACCTAGTGGACCCGGCGGTCCACCTCAACAGGGCCCACCTGGGCCGGGTCCTGGCCAGCATAGACCACCAGGAATG CAATTCCATGGTGGTCCACCTGGTCCTCCCGGTCAGGGACCTCCGCGTGGACCGCCCGGACATCCCGGTGGACCTCCAGGCGACCCGAGAGGTGCTCAACCACGTCCTGAATGGAACAGACCTCCAG GAATGCATCACGGGCCTCAGGGACCACCTGGTTTCCCTCAACATCAACATATGCAAGGGCCGCAGCCTAGCCAAGGCCCACCACAGAGAGGACCTCCTCCAGGTTCTATGGGTG GTCCAGGCGGTCCTCCACCGGGACACGGTGGTCCACCACAGGGACCTCCTCAAGGTCCGCCAGGAGGACCAGCACCTCATGTCAACCCAGCATTCTTCCCACAAGGACCTCCTCATCAACATCCCGGTCAGCATCCACCTGGCCCGCCCGGCCCTCCTCACGGACCACCTCACGGACCACCTCATGGTCCTCCGCATGGTCCTCCGCACGGTCCGCCACACGGACAACCGCATGGACCGCCACATGTACCACCGCATGGTTACGGGCCACCGAGCGCACAG ACTCCTTATGGAGCACCCGGACCTGATCATCGCCCAGAAGGTCCTCCTCCGCTCACCGAGCAAGAATTCGAGGAGATAATGGGCCGTAACCGTACAGTATCCTCGTCTGCAATTGCACGAGCGGTCTCTGACGCCGCTGCAGGGGAATACGCCAGTGCCATAGAGACCCTTGTGACTGCAATTTCGCTGATCAAACAATCTAAAGTAGCTGCAGACGATAGGTGCAAGATCCTGATCAGTTCTCTTCAAGATACTTTGCGCGGTGTTGAGACAAAGAGTTACGGTTCCGGACGTAGAG AGCGTTCACGTTCGCGTGACCGAGAGCGCAGTCATAGAAGACGACGCGAGCGATCCAGGAGCCGGGATCGTGAATACCGGGAACGTAGCAGAGATCGAGACCGTGAGCGTGACCGAgagcgcgatcgcgagagggaaagagaccGTGATAGGGACCGAGAACGTTATTACAGCGAACCATATCCGAGAGAGCGATCACGcagcagagaaagagaacgcgaACGTGAAAGAGATCGTGAATATAGAGAGCGAAGCAGAGAAGAAAG
- the LOC105274840 gene encoding cleavage and polyadenylation specificity factor subunit CG7185 isoform X1 — MPIGCTQVLRLQRNVISGSNVGAVIGCASRCSLRQPAHPSVVGAFRRFSNAVSVGVRKMADGDIDLYADDLEQDFAQDEFAGDGVDLYDDVIAAPAGGNGGVSSSNTGDGGGDTTSPNEETNGNAPYHQLGNNIQPNQIGRRHQLYVGNLTWWTSDQDITDTVQSVGVNDFVEVKFFENRANGQSKGFCVISLGSEQSMRLCMERLPKKELHGQNPVVTFPTKQALNQFESQCKTRPAPAPQQSQSQRPHNPHQHQPPMPPHQQHPQHPQHPQHSQQNHGPRMMMGPPQGVRPQRMPPPGMGPPGPGGPGQQGPPRMHGPPMGPGPGPHHPLPGHPNQGPPPGYQQGPWNGPRPNGPPGPPRGPSGPGGPPQQGPPGPGPGQHRPPGMQFHGGPPGPPGQGPPRGPPGHPGGPPGDPRGAQPRPEWNRPPGMHHGPQGPPGFPQHQHMQGPQPSQGPPQRGPPPGSMGGPGGPPPGHGGPPQGPPQGPPGGPAPHVNPAFFPQGPPHQHPGQHPPGPPGPPHGPPHGPPHGPPHGPPHGPPHGQPHGPPHVPPHGYGPPSAQTPYGAPGPDHRPEGPPPLTEQEFEEIMGRNRTVSSSAIARAVSDAAAGEYASAIETLVTAISLIKQSKVAADDRCKILISSLQDTLRGVETKSYGSGRRERSRSRDRERSHRRRRERSRSRDREYRERSRDRDRERDRERDRERERDRDRDRERYYSEPYPRERSRSRERERERERDREYRERSREESTTRQSARPRVKEEPPETAPVSSSKASRYYDDRYRERERERDRERESSRRPSEREREPERERERERERDRRDERGDSSHRSRH, encoded by the exons ATGCCAATTGGCTGCACGCAGGTGCTCCGGCTCCAGCGCAACGTCATATCCGGTAGTAACGTCGGCGCCGTTATCGGCTGTGCATCGCGTTGTTCCCTCCGGCAACCGGCTCACCCTTCGGTGGTTGGCGCCTTTCGCCGTTTCTCGAATGCAGTAAGCGTCGGTGTGCGTAAAATGGCGGACGGTGACATTGATTTGTACGCCGACGATCTCGAGCAAGATTTCGCGCAG GACGAATTTGCTGGCGACGGTGTTGATCTCTATGACGACGTGATTGCTGCACCAGCAGGTGGCAATGGTGGTGTGTCCTCCAGTAATACCGGAGATGGTGGTGGCGACACTACATCTCCCAACGAGGAGACTAACGGGAATGCTCCTTATCATCAACTGGGCAATAACATACAACCGAACCAAATTGGTAGACGCCACCAGCTTTATGTTGGAAACCTGACTTGG TGGACGAGTGATCAAGATATAACAGACACAGTTCAAAGTGTCGGAGTCAATGATTTTGTGGAAGTAAAGTTCTTCGAGAATCGCGCCAATGGGCAATCCAAAGGTTTCTGTGTGATATCTTTAGGCTCGGAGCAAAGTATGAGGCTGTGCATGGAGCGACTACCTAAGAAGGAGCTTCACGGTCAGAATCCCGTGGTAACCTTCCCGACGAAGCAAGCACTCAATCAG TTTGAGTCCCAGTGTAAAACGCGACCGGCTCCGGCTCCGCAACAGAGTCAGAGCCAGCGTCCTCATAACCCACATCAGCATCAACCACCAATGCCACCTCATCAACAGCATCCCCAACATCCGCAACATCCACAACATTCGCAACAGAACCATGGTCCTCGAATGATGATGGGTCCTCCGCAGGGCGTAAGACCACAGAGAATGCCGCCACCCGGAATGGGTCCACCAGGCCCAGGTGGACCGGGTCAGCAAGGACCGCCGCGTATGCATGGTCCACCGATGGGTCCAGGTCCAGGACCGCATCATCCGTTACCTGGACATCCTAATCAGGGTCCTCCGCCTGGATATCAACAGGGTCCCTGGAATGGGCCGCGTCCTAACGGTCCCCCCGGACCACCCCGAGGACCTAGTGGACCCGGCGGTCCACCTCAACAGGGCCCACCTGGGCCGGGTCCTGGCCAGCATAGACCACCAGGAATG CAATTCCATGGTGGTCCACCTGGTCCTCCCGGTCAGGGACCTCCGCGTGGACCGCCCGGACATCCCGGTGGACCTCCAGGCGACCCGAGAGGTGCTCAACCACGTCCTGAATGGAACAGACCTCCAG GAATGCATCACGGGCCTCAGGGACCACCTGGTTTCCCTCAACATCAACATATGCAAGGGCCGCAGCCTAGCCAAGGCCCACCACAGAGAGGACCTCCTCCAGGTTCTATGGGTG GTCCAGGCGGTCCTCCACCGGGACACGGTGGTCCACCACAGGGACCTCCTCAAGGTCCGCCAGGAGGACCAGCACCTCATGTCAACCCAGCATTCTTCCCACAAGGACCTCCTCATCAACATCCCGGTCAGCATCCACCTGGCCCGCCCGGCCCTCCTCACGGACCACCTCACGGACCACCTCATGGTCCTCCGCATGGTCCTCCGCACGGTCCGCCACACGGACAACCGCATGGACCGCCACATGTACCACCGCATGGTTACGGGCCACCGAGCGCACAG ACTCCTTATGGAGCACCCGGACCTGATCATCGCCCAGAAGGTCCTCCTCCGCTCACCGAGCAAGAATTCGAGGAGATAATGGGCCGTAACCGTACAGTATCCTCGTCTGCAATTGCACGAGCGGTCTCTGACGCCGCTGCAGGGGAATACGCCAGTGCCATAGAGACCCTTGTGACTGCAATTTCGCTGATCAAACAATCTAAAGTAGCTGCAGACGATAGGTGCAAGATCCTGATCAGTTCTCTTCAAGATACTTTGCGCGGTGTTGAGACAAAGAGTTACGGTTCCGGACGTAGAG AGCGTTCACGTTCGCGTGACCGAGAGCGCAGTCATAGAAGACGACGCGAGCGATCCAGGAGCCGGGATCGTGAATACCGGGAACGTAGCAGAGATCGAGACCGTGAGCGTGACCGAgagcgcgatcgcgagagggaaagagaccGTGATAGGGACCGAGAACGTTATTACAGCGAACCATATCCGAGAGAGCGATCACGcagcagagaaagagaacgcgaACGTGAAAGAGATCGTGAATATAGAGAGCGAAGCAGAGAAGAAAG
- the LOC105274840 gene encoding cleavage and polyadenylation specificity factor subunit CG7185 isoform X2: MPIGCTQVLRLQRNVISGSNVGAVIGCASRCSLRQPAHPSVVGAFRRFSNAVSVGVRKMADGDIDLYADDLEQDFAQDEFAGDGVDLYDDVIAAPAGGNGGVSSSNTGDGGGDTTSPNEETNGNAPYHQLGNNIQPNQIGRRHQLYVGNLTWWTSDQDITDTVQSVGVNDFVEVKFFENRANGQSKGFCVISLGSEQSMRLCMERLPKKELHGQNPVVTFPTKQALNQFESQCKTRPAPAPQQSQSQRPHNPHQHQPPMPPHQQHPQHPQHPQHSQQNHGPRMMMGPPQGVRPQRMPPPGMGPPGPGGPGQQGPPRMHGPPMGPGPGPHHPLPGHPNQGPPPGYQQGPWNGPRPNGPPGPPRGPSGPGGPPQQGPPGPGPGQHRPPGMQFHGGPPGPPGQGPPRGPPGHPGGPPGDPRGAQPRPEWNRPPGMHHGPQGPPGFPQHQHMQGPQPSQGPPQRGPPPGSMGGPGGPPPGHGGPPQGPPQGPPGGPAPHVNPAFFPQGPPHQHPGQHPPGPPGPPHGPPHGPPHGPPHGPPHGPPHGQPHGPPHVPPHGYGPPSAQTPYGAPGPDHRPEGPPPLTEQEFEEIMGRNRTVSSSAIARAVSDAAAGEYASAIETLVTAISLIKQSKVAADDRCKILISSLQDTLRGVETKSYGSGRRERSRSRDRERSHRRRRERSRSRDREYRERSRDRDRERDRERDRERERDRDRDRERYYSEPYPRERSRSRERERERERDREYRERSREESTTRQSARPRVKEEPPETAPVSSSKASRERERERDRERESSRRPSEREREPERERERERERDRRDERGDSSHRSRH; the protein is encoded by the exons ATGCCAATTGGCTGCACGCAGGTGCTCCGGCTCCAGCGCAACGTCATATCCGGTAGTAACGTCGGCGCCGTTATCGGCTGTGCATCGCGTTGTTCCCTCCGGCAACCGGCTCACCCTTCGGTGGTTGGCGCCTTTCGCCGTTTCTCGAATGCAGTAAGCGTCGGTGTGCGTAAAATGGCGGACGGTGACATTGATTTGTACGCCGACGATCTCGAGCAAGATTTCGCGCAG GACGAATTTGCTGGCGACGGTGTTGATCTCTATGACGACGTGATTGCTGCACCAGCAGGTGGCAATGGTGGTGTGTCCTCCAGTAATACCGGAGATGGTGGTGGCGACACTACATCTCCCAACGAGGAGACTAACGGGAATGCTCCTTATCATCAACTGGGCAATAACATACAACCGAACCAAATTGGTAGACGCCACCAGCTTTATGTTGGAAACCTGACTTGG TGGACGAGTGATCAAGATATAACAGACACAGTTCAAAGTGTCGGAGTCAATGATTTTGTGGAAGTAAAGTTCTTCGAGAATCGCGCCAATGGGCAATCCAAAGGTTTCTGTGTGATATCTTTAGGCTCGGAGCAAAGTATGAGGCTGTGCATGGAGCGACTACCTAAGAAGGAGCTTCACGGTCAGAATCCCGTGGTAACCTTCCCGACGAAGCAAGCACTCAATCAG TTTGAGTCCCAGTGTAAAACGCGACCGGCTCCGGCTCCGCAACAGAGTCAGAGCCAGCGTCCTCATAACCCACATCAGCATCAACCACCAATGCCACCTCATCAACAGCATCCCCAACATCCGCAACATCCACAACATTCGCAACAGAACCATGGTCCTCGAATGATGATGGGTCCTCCGCAGGGCGTAAGACCACAGAGAATGCCGCCACCCGGAATGGGTCCACCAGGCCCAGGTGGACCGGGTCAGCAAGGACCGCCGCGTATGCATGGTCCACCGATGGGTCCAGGTCCAGGACCGCATCATCCGTTACCTGGACATCCTAATCAGGGTCCTCCGCCTGGATATCAACAGGGTCCCTGGAATGGGCCGCGTCCTAACGGTCCCCCCGGACCACCCCGAGGACCTAGTGGACCCGGCGGTCCACCTCAACAGGGCCCACCTGGGCCGGGTCCTGGCCAGCATAGACCACCAGGAATG CAATTCCATGGTGGTCCACCTGGTCCTCCCGGTCAGGGACCTCCGCGTGGACCGCCCGGACATCCCGGTGGACCTCCAGGCGACCCGAGAGGTGCTCAACCACGTCCTGAATGGAACAGACCTCCAG GAATGCATCACGGGCCTCAGGGACCACCTGGTTTCCCTCAACATCAACATATGCAAGGGCCGCAGCCTAGCCAAGGCCCACCACAGAGAGGACCTCCTCCAGGTTCTATGGGTG GTCCAGGCGGTCCTCCACCGGGACACGGTGGTCCACCACAGGGACCTCCTCAAGGTCCGCCAGGAGGACCAGCACCTCATGTCAACCCAGCATTCTTCCCACAAGGACCTCCTCATCAACATCCCGGTCAGCATCCACCTGGCCCGCCCGGCCCTCCTCACGGACCACCTCACGGACCACCTCATGGTCCTCCGCATGGTCCTCCGCACGGTCCGCCACACGGACAACCGCATGGACCGCCACATGTACCACCGCATGGTTACGGGCCACCGAGCGCACAG ACTCCTTATGGAGCACCCGGACCTGATCATCGCCCAGAAGGTCCTCCTCCGCTCACCGAGCAAGAATTCGAGGAGATAATGGGCCGTAACCGTACAGTATCCTCGTCTGCAATTGCACGAGCGGTCTCTGACGCCGCTGCAGGGGAATACGCCAGTGCCATAGAGACCCTTGTGACTGCAATTTCGCTGATCAAACAATCTAAAGTAGCTGCAGACGATAGGTGCAAGATCCTGATCAGTTCTCTTCAAGATACTTTGCGCGGTGTTGAGACAAAGAGTTACGGTTCCGGACGTAGAG AGCGTTCACGTTCGCGTGACCGAGAGCGCAGTCATAGAAGACGACGCGAGCGATCCAGGAGCCGGGATCGTGAATACCGGGAACGTAGCAGAGATCGAGACCGTGAGCGTGACCGAgagcgcgatcgcgagagggaaagagaccGTGATAGGGACCGAGAACGTTATTACAGCGAACCATATCCGAGAGAGCGATCACGcagcagagaaagagaacgcgaACGTGAAAGAGATCGTGAATATAGAGAGCGAAGCAGAGAAGAAAG